In Streptomyces sp. DG2A-72, one genomic interval encodes:
- a CDS encoding serine/threonine-protein kinase: protein MRPVGSKYLLEEPLGRGATGTVWRARQRETAGAEAAVPGQPGETVAIKVLKEELASDPDIVMRFLRERSVLLRLTHPNIVRVRDLVVEGDLLALVMDLIDGPDLHRYLRESGPLTPVGAALLTAQIADALAASHADGVVHRDLKPANVLLAQQGGQMHPMLTDFGIARLADSPGLTRTQEFVGTPAYVAPESAEGRPQTSAVDIYGAGILLYELVTGRPPFAGSSALEVLHQHLSAEPRRPSTVPDALWTVIERCMRKNPDERPSAESLARGLRVVAEGIGVHANSAQIAAAENVGVLLAPDPAPAAVPGSGIPGSADPTQVLPHGAGNYDPNAATSVMPHTSGPAGAADPTAVLPNRGAADPTAVMPPVPQGQPGQQPGQPEDPHPWQNQLRAARDRNEQTQVQHLDPNQDPLRRRPQRQVARPQQPPPQPQQQPRRQQRRQQQPQQGYGYPQQQQQPQPYAPPRQPQQPQREPRQPRQRSANPMKIPGLGCLKGCLFTIVILFVAGWLVWELSPLQEWIGTGKSYWQQIGDMFSTVSGWVEDLGGGSSGSN from the coding sequence GTGCGGCCGGTAGGCAGCAAGTACCTGCTCGAGGAGCCGCTCGGACGCGGCGCCACGGGCACCGTCTGGCGAGCCCGTCAGCGGGAGACCGCGGGCGCCGAGGCGGCCGTGCCAGGCCAGCCCGGCGAGACCGTCGCGATCAAGGTCCTCAAGGAAGAGCTCGCAAGCGATCCCGACATCGTGATGCGCTTCCTGAGAGAGCGGTCCGTCCTGCTCCGGCTCACCCACCCGAACATCGTCCGGGTCCGTGACCTGGTCGTCGAGGGCGATCTGCTGGCCCTGGTCATGGATCTGATCGACGGCCCCGACCTCCATCGCTACCTGCGCGAGAGCGGCCCCCTCACACCCGTCGGCGCCGCCCTGCTCACCGCGCAGATCGCCGACGCGCTCGCCGCCAGCCACGCCGACGGCGTCGTGCACCGCGACCTGAAGCCGGCCAACGTCCTGCTCGCCCAGCAGGGCGGCCAGATGCATCCGATGCTGACCGACTTCGGCATCGCACGCCTCGCCGACTCCCCGGGCCTGACCCGCACCCAGGAGTTCGTGGGCACACCCGCGTATGTCGCGCCCGAGTCCGCCGAGGGCCGCCCGCAGACCTCCGCCGTCGACATCTACGGCGCCGGAATCCTGCTGTACGAACTGGTCACCGGCCGTCCGCCGTTCGCGGGCAGCTCGGCGCTCGAAGTCCTGCACCAGCATCTGAGCGCCGAACCGCGCCGCCCCTCCACCGTCCCCGACGCGCTGTGGACGGTTATCGAGCGCTGTATGCGCAAGAACCCGGACGAGCGGCCCAGCGCCGAGAGCCTCGCCCGCGGGCTGCGTGTCGTCGCCGAGGGCATCGGGGTGCACGCGAACTCCGCGCAGATCGCCGCCGCCGAGAACGTCGGTGTGCTCCTCGCGCCCGACCCGGCGCCCGCGGCCGTACCCGGATCGGGTATCCCGGGTTCCGCCGACCCCACGCAGGTGCTGCCGCACGGCGCCGGGAACTACGACCCGAACGCCGCGACCAGCGTCATGCCGCACACCAGCGGCCCCGCCGGCGCCGCCGACCCCACCGCCGTACTGCCGAACCGCGGCGCGGCCGACCCGACCGCCGTCATGCCGCCGGTGCCACAGGGGCAGCCGGGCCAGCAGCCCGGGCAGCCCGAGGACCCGCACCCCTGGCAGAACCAGCTGCGGGCGGCCCGCGACCGCAACGAGCAGACGCAGGTCCAGCACCTCGACCCCAACCAGGACCCGCTGCGCCGCCGGCCCCAGCGGCAGGTCGCCCGGCCGCAGCAGCCGCCGCCGCAACCTCAGCAGCAGCCGCGCCGACAGCAGCGACGGCAGCAGCAGCCGCAGCAGGGTTACGGCTATCCGCAGCAGCAGCAACAGCCGCAGCCGTACGCGCCGCCCCGGCAGCCGCAGCAGCCTCAGCGCGAGCCCCGGCAGCCGCGGCAGCGCAGCGCCAACCCGATGAAGATCCCCGGTCTCGGCTGTCTGAAGGGGTGCCTGTTCACGATCGTCATCCTGTTCGTCGCGGGGTGGCTGGTCTGGGAGCTGAGTCCCTTGCAGGAGTGGATCGGCACGGGCAAGAGCTACTGGCAGCAGATCGGCGACATGTTCAGCACGGTCTCCGGGTGGGTCGAGGACCTGGGCGGCGGGAGCTCCGGCTCCAACTGA
- a CDS encoding LPXTG cell wall anchor domain-containing protein, whose protein sequence is MTNKTRIRVARLAAATVIAAGASLTAAGAASAAEEPGDGCFLGLLCGDESPSPTPPVPTDLPTDPPTGLPTDLPTDPTEEPTEPTEEPEPTEPPVTDEPSDPGNGNGNGNGNGNGNGNANGGGNSNTDPDGGSSAQQEGSSSLTDTGSEAAATDTSAQGNGDELAETGAAQTTFLLIGAATMIAGGIGFRVLPRLMGGRGGAAA, encoded by the coding sequence ATGACCAACAAGACGCGCATCCGCGTCGCGCGCCTCGCCGCTGCGACCGTGATCGCCGCCGGTGCCTCGCTGACCGCCGCGGGCGCCGCTTCGGCCGCGGAGGAGCCCGGGGACGGCTGCTTCCTCGGCCTCCTCTGCGGCGACGAGTCGCCCTCGCCGACGCCGCCGGTCCCGACGGACCTGCCCACCGATCCGCCCACCGGCCTGCCGACGGACCTTCCCACGGACCCGACCGAGGAGCCGACCGAGCCGACGGAGGAGCCCGAGCCCACCGAGCCGCCGGTCACCGACGAGCCCTCCGACCCGGGCAACGGAAACGGCAACGGCAACGGGAATGGCAACGGGAACGGGAACGCCAACGGTGGCGGCAACAGCAACACCGACCCCGACGGTGGCTCCTCGGCGCAGCAGGAGGGCTCGTCCTCCCTCACCGACACCGGCTCGGAGGCCGCCGCGACCGACACCTCTGCCCAGGGCAACGGTGACGAGCTTGCCGAGACCGGTGCCGCTCAGACCACGTTCCTGCTGATCGGTGCCGCGACGATGATCGCCGGCGGCATCGGCTTCCGCGTCCTGCCGCGCCTCATGGGTGGCCGCGGTGGTGCGGCTGCCTGA
- the prfB gene encoding peptide chain release factor 2, whose translation MAVVDVSEELKSLSSTMESIEAVLDLDKLRADIAVLEEQAAAPSLWDNPDEAQKITSKLSHLQAEVRKAEALRSRIDDLAVLFEMAEEEDDPDTRAEAESELIAVKKALDEMEVRTLLSGEYDSREALVNIRAEAGGVDAADFAEKLQRMYLRWAEQHGYKTEVYETSYAEEAGIKSTTFAVQSPYAYGTLSVEQGTHRLVRISPYDNQGRRQTSFAGVEILPVVEQTDHIEIDESELRVDVYRSSGPGGQGVNTTDSAVRLTHLPTGIVVSCQNERSQIQNKATAMNVLQAKLLERRRQEEQAKMDALKGDGGNSWGNQMRSYVLHPYQMVKDLRTEFEVGNPEAVFNGEIDGFLEAGIRWRKQQEK comes from the coding sequence GTGGCAGTCGTCGATGTATCCGAAGAGCTCAAGTCCCTCTCCTCGACCATGGAGTCGATCGAGGCCGTTCTGGACCTCGACAAGCTGAGGGCAGACATCGCCGTGCTCGAGGAGCAGGCGGCCGCGCCGTCCCTGTGGGACAACCCGGACGAGGCGCAGAAGATCACCAGCAAGCTCTCCCACCTCCAGGCGGAGGTGAGGAAGGCCGAGGCCCTGCGCTCGCGGATCGACGATCTTGCCGTGCTGTTCGAGATGGCCGAGGAGGAGGACGACCCGGACACCCGCGCCGAGGCCGAGTCCGAGCTCATCGCCGTCAAGAAGGCCCTCGACGAGATGGAAGTGAGGACGCTTCTCAGCGGCGAGTACGACTCCCGGGAAGCGCTCGTCAACATCCGCGCGGAGGCCGGTGGCGTCGACGCCGCCGACTTCGCCGAGAAGCTTCAGCGCATGTACCTGCGGTGGGCCGAGCAGCACGGCTACAAGACCGAGGTGTACGAGACGTCGTACGCCGAAGAGGCCGGCATCAAGTCGACCACCTTCGCCGTGCAGTCGCCGTACGCCTACGGGACCCTCTCCGTCGAGCAGGGCACGCACCGGCTGGTGCGTATCTCGCCCTACGACAACCAGGGGCGCCGGCAGACCTCCTTCGCGGGCGTGGAGATCCTCCCCGTGGTCGAGCAGACCGACCACATCGAGATCGACGAGTCCGAGCTGCGCGTGGACGTGTACCGGTCGTCGGGCCCCGGCGGCCAGGGCGTGAACACCACGGACTCCGCGGTGCGGCTCACCCACCTCCCCACCGGCATCGTCGTCTCCTGCCAGAACGAGCGGTCGCAGATCCAGAACAAGGCCACCGCCATGAACGTTCTGCAGGCGAAGCTCCTTGAGCGGCGCAGGCAGGAGGAACAGGCCAAGATGGACGCGCTCAAGGGCGACGGCGGCAACTCCTGGGGCAACCAGATGCGTTCGTACGTCCTGCACCCGTACCAGATGGTCAAGGACCTGCGCACCGAGTTCGAAGTCGGTAACCCCGAGGCCGTGTTCAACGGGGAGATCGACGGGTTCCTCGAGGCCGGAATTCGCTGGCGCAAGCAACAAGAGAAGTAA
- a CDS encoding FHA domain-containing protein, whose product MQIRLTVVDPLGAPAPGRAASCDVLVTAPAGTALSAVASALASAVSGSDGPAVLFAGAERLDDRRCTLGEPPLIDGAVLSLGAPAEPEPHPEVDDAPTRLDIVAGPDAGGVHLLHGGQIHIGRSADADVALDDPDVSRLHCAVTVATDGRVTVADLGSTNGTTLDGAPVTTRPVRFTPGALLRIGESALRLAPAGGPGPRLPTAPDGEGHVRVPAEDAEDPRAPHARAADTAGTGGPSGRTSHAHGTGAWTAQAQSPGEAAVVPEQGGAPRIERRGTASDADTAGGSASRRRAGGGDTHGGRFGVGGPSVTSGGASADGGGFGAAGGGGRDGGAHGAAAGSSGRDTDAYGAQVGGGRNSGSFRTAAGGGPADAVPGTTAHGSQPGRGSGARAMGGLGDMDSGAGAGGILGGTAPGVAGGDTFGGSHSGAAGRSPGSPDLGTTTGGTHSDAGSGATAGRSLDNPDPRTTTGGTHSDAGSSTTAGRSLGDTAPRTAGGRSPGGPDARTGADGVGRGGAGVGGAVHDRLADGTSDAEASDHPAEGRSRRKGTPLRGTDVPQGVRRRGGLTAWARRLAGGRAEQGATAGRGAYDADVADVVAEPLVPVPQLPETWPDPAALLLTALGPGPRLWERGPGHPEALTVRLGTADRAAPDGSGLLPAVPVTADLREVGALGLAGPRARLAGLARAVVAQLTALHSPSTLEVVLISADRSRPLPERTAEWSWLGWLPHLRPGHGQDCRLLLAYDREQATARMDELLRRMEDHLAELRSGPGATGHGLASARTAGGPTPPTAEATATAATPGTSASGTSATAAGPTLTASVSPAPSPAAADTAAPLPSTGHTTASYDTPADHPDHAPDPTPQEPVRGAVHRPSWAAADDEAVRDKAGFPGPYTVVVVDGDPGGADVREAVTRLASEGPRVGIHVVCLAETAPASPASPVTETYEAACAASPAFRECGAVALLSGDVATALRLLRVAGAGATRPGPVGHGTVAAVDAVSLAWAERFARALAPLRTEGAGGERQGRVSAPLPQAARLLDELGLARATPASLMARWADAADDAEALGGRALAVLGAGPRGPVCADLVAEGPHLLIEGPHGSGRTELLRAVVASLAAAERPDRLSVVLIDGRDSVSAGTGHGEGLRVCTDVPHVTTHLAANDPVRMREFAQSLSAELKRRAELLGRADFAEWHTGRQVSGRMVAQRSAGAGAGVGVSGAGDLDAPPSSTLRLRPAAARQRAEAISPLPRLVVVVDDLDALVSPALGSPGRPAAGSVMRALEAVAREGERLGVHLVAAAGVGGRTAQTEPAQQATLRVALDPPAPGPDEPAPGRGRLTCDDGRVTPFQGGRVTGRIPRTATLRPTVIPLEWERMGDPPTRRPVRELGNGPTDLALLASALERAAREVSAVAVPSLL is encoded by the coding sequence ATGCAGATCCGGCTGACCGTCGTAGACCCCCTGGGGGCGCCCGCGCCCGGCCGCGCCGCGAGCTGCGACGTACTGGTCACGGCCCCCGCGGGCACGGCGCTTTCGGCGGTCGCGTCGGCGCTCGCCTCCGCGGTCTCCGGCAGCGACGGCCCGGCCGTGCTGTTCGCCGGCGCGGAGCGGCTCGACGACCGGCGCTGCACGCTGGGCGAGCCCCCGCTGATCGACGGCGCCGTGCTGTCCCTGGGCGCCCCGGCCGAGCCCGAACCACACCCCGAGGTCGACGACGCCCCGACCCGCCTGGACATCGTCGCGGGCCCGGACGCGGGCGGCGTCCACCTCCTCCACGGCGGCCAGATCCACATCGGCCGCTCCGCCGACGCCGACGTCGCCCTGGACGACCCGGACGTCTCCCGCCTCCACTGCGCGGTCACCGTCGCCACCGACGGCCGCGTCACGGTCGCCGACCTCGGCTCCACCAACGGCACGACGCTGGACGGCGCCCCCGTGACCACCCGCCCGGTCCGCTTCACCCCGGGCGCCCTGCTCCGCATCGGCGAGTCCGCCCTCCGACTCGCCCCGGCCGGCGGCCCGGGCCCACGCCTGCCGACGGCACCCGACGGGGAAGGGCACGTCCGGGTGCCCGCTGAGGACGCCGAGGACCCGCGCGCGCCACACGCGCGTGCGGCCGACACGGCAGGGACCGGGGGGCCTTCGGGCCGGACGTCCCACGCGCACGGAACGGGGGCTTGGACGGCGCAGGCGCAGAGCCCCGGCGAAGCGGCGGTGGTACCGGAGCAGGGCGGGGCGCCGCGCATCGAGCGCCGGGGGACGGCCTCGGACGCGGACACGGCAGGCGGCTCGGCTTCTCGGCGGCGCGCGGGTGGGGGCGACACCCATGGCGGCCGATTCGGAGTGGGCGGACCGAGCGTGACGTCCGGCGGCGCGTCGGCGGATGGTGGTGGCTTCGGAGCGGCGGGGGGCGGTGGGCGCGACGGTGGCGCTCACGGTGCGGCGGCTGGGAGCAGCGGGCGCGACACTGACGCATACGGTGCACAGGTCGGTGGCGGGCGCAACAGCGGCTCCTTCCGTACGGCAGCCGGTGGCGGACCCGCCGACGCGGTCCCCGGCACCACAGCTCACGGCTCGCAACCGGGCCGCGGCTCCGGTGCGAGGGCCATGGGCGGGCTCGGCGACATGGATTCCGGGGCGGGGGCCGGAGGCATTCTCGGCGGCACCGCTCCTGGTGTGGCGGGCGGCGACACGTTCGGCGGCTCCCACTCCGGGGCGGCGGGGCGCTCGCCGGGCAGCCCGGATCTCGGTACGACGACCGGCGGCACCCACAGCGACGCAGGCTCCGGCGCGACGGCCGGACGCTCGCTCGACAACCCCGATCCCCGTACGACGACCGGTGGCACGCACAGCGACGCGGGTTCCAGTACGACGGCAGGGCGCTCGCTCGGCGACACCGCCCCCCGCACGGCGGGCGGACGTTCGCCGGGCGGCCCCGATGCCCGTACGGGGGCCGACGGCGTTGGGCGGGGCGGCGCGGGCGTCGGTGGGGCGGTGCACGACCGGCTCGCTGACGGGACCTCCGATGCGGAGGCTTCGGACCACCCTGCCGAAGGGAGGAGCCGGCGGAAAGGGACTCCCCTCCGTGGAACCGACGTGCCGCAGGGCGTGCGCAGGCGCGGAGGGCTGACGGCATGGGCGCGGCGGTTGGCCGGGGGACGCGCCGAGCAGGGGGCGACGGCCGGGCGCGGGGCGTACGACGCGGACGTGGCCGATGTGGTGGCGGAGCCCTTGGTGCCAGTCCCCCAGCTGCCGGAGACCTGGCCGGACCCGGCTGCGCTGCTGCTGACGGCGCTGGGCCCCGGCCCCCGGCTGTGGGAGCGCGGCCCGGGGCACCCGGAGGCGCTCACCGTCCGGCTGGGCACGGCGGACCGGGCGGCACCCGACGGCTCCGGACTGCTGCCCGCCGTACCGGTGACCGCCGATCTGCGTGAGGTCGGGGCGCTGGGGCTGGCCGGCCCACGCGCGCGGCTCGCCGGGCTGGCCCGCGCGGTCGTGGCCCAGCTCACCGCGCTGCACTCCCCCTCCACCCTGGAAGTCGTCCTGATCAGCGCGGACCGCTCCCGCCCGCTTCCGGAGCGCACCGCCGAGTGGTCCTGGCTGGGCTGGCTCCCCCACCTCCGCCCGGGCCACGGCCAGGACTGCCGTCTCCTTCTCGCCTACGACCGCGAACAGGCCACCGCCCGCATGGACGAACTCCTCCGCCGCATGGAGGACCACTTGGCGGAGCTGCGCAGCGGCCCGGGGGCCACGGGCCACGGCCTCGCCTCCGCCCGAACGGCAGGCGGGCCGACGCCCCCGACCGCAGAGGCAACCGCCACGGCCGCCACCCCGGGCACGTCCGCCTCCGGCACCAGCGCCACTGCCGCCGGCCCGACCCTCACTGCCTCCGTTTCCCCCGCTCCAAGCCCGGCAGCCGCCGACACGGCCGCCCCCCTCCCCTCCACCGGCCACACGACAGCCTCCTACGACACCCCCGCGGACCACCCCGACCACGCCCCCGACCCCACCCCCCAGGAGCCGGTCCGGGGCGCAGTCCACCGGCCCTCCTGGGCCGCCGCGGACGACGAAGCCGTACGCGACAAGGCCGGATTCCCGGGGCCGTACACCGTGGTCGTCGTGGACGGGGACCCCGGTGGCGCCGATGTGCGGGAGGCGGTGACGCGGCTGGCGTCGGAGGGGCCGCGGGTCGGCATACATGTGGTGTGCCTGGCCGAGACGGCGCCTGCCTCGCCCGCGTCGCCGGTGACGGAGACGTACGAGGCGGCGTGCGCGGCGTCCCCGGCGTTCCGGGAGTGCGGGGCCGTGGCGCTGCTCAGCGGTGATGTGGCGACGGCGCTGCGGCTGTTGCGGGTCGCGGGGGCGGGCGCCACGCGGCCGGGTCCCGTCGGACATGGCACGGTCGCCGCGGTGGACGCCGTCTCGCTCGCCTGGGCCGAGCGGTTCGCGCGGGCGCTGGCACCGCTCAGGACGGAAGGTGCCGGGGGTGAGCGACAGGGCAGGGTGTCGGCGCCGTTGCCCCAGGCGGCCCGGCTGCTGGACGAGTTGGGGCTGGCCCGGGCCACTCCGGCGTCGCTGATGGCGCGGTGGGCGGACGCGGCCGACGACGCGGAGGCGCTCGGCGGGCGGGCGCTTGCCGTGCTCGGGGCCGGGCCGCGCGGGCCGGTCTGCGCGGACCTCGTCGCCGAGGGACCGCATCTGCTGATCGAGGGACCGCACGGCAGCGGACGTACGGAGCTGCTGCGAGCCGTGGTTGCGTCACTGGCCGCCGCCGAGCGGCCGGACCGGCTGAGCGTCGTGCTGATCGACGGCCGGGACAGTGTGAGCGCGGGCACCGGTCACGGCGAGGGCTTGCGGGTCTGTACGGACGTACCGCATGTGACCACCCATCTCGCCGCCAACGACCCCGTCCGCATGCGGGAGTTCGCGCAGTCGCTGAGTGCCGAGCTGAAGCGGCGGGCCGAGCTGCTGGGGCGGGCGGACTTCGCCGAGTGGCACACAGGGCGGCAGGTGTCCGGCCGTATGGTCGCCCAGCGCTCGGCGGGAGCGGGCGCGGGCGTAGGTGTGTCCGGTGCCGGGGATCTCGACGCGCCGCCCAGTTCGACGCTGCGGTTGCGGCCGGCGGCGGCGCGTCAGCGAGCGGAGGCGATATCGCCGCTGCCGCGGCTCGTCGTGGTCGTCGACGACCTGGACGCCCTGGTGTCGCCCGCGCTCGGTTCACCCGGCCGGCCTGCCGCCGGGTCCGTGATGCGGGCGCTGGAGGCCGTGGCCCGGGAGGGCGAGCGGCTGGGTGTGCACCTGGTCGCCGCGGCGGGGGTAGGCGGCCGTACGGCACAGACGGAGCCGGCACAACAGGCGACTCTGCGGGTCGCCCTCGATCCACCGGCGCCGGGACCGGACGAGCCGGCACCGGGGCGCGGGCGGTTGACCTGCGACGACGGTCGGGTGACACCCTTCCAGGGCGGGCGGGTCACGGGCCGGATCCCCCGTACGGCGACCCTGCGGCCGACGGTCATACCCCTGGAGTGGGAGCGCATGGGCGATCCTCCGACCCGGCGTCCCGTACGGGAGCTGGGGAACGGGCCGACGGACCTGGCGCTGCTGGCGAGTGCGCTGGAGCGGGCGGCACGGGAGGTGTCGGCGGTGGCGGTGCCGTCGCTGTTGTAG
- a CDS encoding ABC transporter substrate-binding protein, with product MRSTHSTIRKHTAVKAAATVLAGALALTACGGDDDNGNEQAGGGKETGTTVTLPKLNGESLEVAAVWSGAEQDNFKKVLAEFEKRTGAKVSFVPAQDPIVNFLGSKIAGGQPPDIAMLPQPGAIKQAVAKKWAKPLGTEAKAELAKNYSQGWQDIGKVDGEQYGVYYKAANKSLIWYNTKVFDNAGAAEPKTWDELLTTAQTIYDSGVTPFSVGGAEGWTLTDWFENVYLSQAGPEKYDQLAQHKIKWTDSSVKDALTTLAQVWGKKDYVAGGAKGALQTDFPASVTQTFTGGDQPKAGMVFEADFTQVPIGTAGAKVGTDAKVFPFPAVGDTAPVVSGGDAAVILKDSKAAQALATFLASPDAATIQAKLGGYLSPNKNVDNSAYPNPVQQKIAKALIDSGDDFRFDMSDQAPQAFGGTPGKGEWKALQDFLANPKDVAGTQAKLEADAAAAYGG from the coding sequence ATGCGCAGCACGCACAGCACCATCCGGAAACACACGGCCGTGAAAGCCGCAGCCACCGTCCTCGCGGGAGCACTCGCGCTCACCGCCTGCGGTGGAGACGACGACAACGGAAATGAGCAGGCCGGCGGCGGCAAGGAGACGGGCACCACCGTGACCCTCCCCAAGCTGAACGGCGAAAGCCTCGAGGTCGCCGCCGTCTGGAGCGGCGCGGAGCAGGACAACTTCAAGAAGGTCCTCGCGGAGTTCGAGAAGCGCACCGGCGCCAAGGTCTCCTTCGTGCCCGCGCAGGACCCGATCGTCAACTTCCTGGGCTCGAAGATCGCGGGCGGCCAGCCGCCGGACATCGCGATGCTGCCGCAGCCCGGCGCGATCAAGCAGGCCGTGGCCAAGAAGTGGGCCAAGCCGCTGGGCACCGAGGCGAAGGCCGAACTGGCCAAGAACTACTCGCAGGGCTGGCAGGACATCGGCAAGGTCGACGGCGAGCAGTACGGCGTCTACTACAAGGCCGCCAACAAATCGCTGATCTGGTACAACACCAAGGTCTTCGACAACGCGGGGGCCGCGGAGCCCAAGACCTGGGACGAACTGCTCACCACCGCGCAAACGATCTACGACTCCGGTGTCACCCCGTTCTCCGTCGGCGGCGCCGAGGGCTGGACCCTCACCGACTGGTTCGAGAACGTCTACCTCTCCCAGGCGGGCCCGGAGAAGTACGACCAGCTCGCCCAGCACAAGATCAAGTGGACGGACTCGTCCGTCAAGGACGCGCTGACCACGCTGGCCCAGGTCTGGGGCAAGAAGGACTATGTCGCCGGCGGTGCGAAGGGCGCGCTGCAGACGGACTTCCCGGCCTCGGTGACACAGACCTTCACCGGCGGTGACCAGCCCAAGGCGGGGATGGTCTTCGAGGCCGACTTCACACAGGTCCCCATCGGCACGGCCGGTGCGAAGGTCGGCACGGACGCGAAGGTGTTCCCCTTCCCGGCCGTGGGCGACACCGCACCCGTGGTCTCCGGCGGCGACGCGGCGGTGATCCTCAAGGACTCCAAGGCGGCGCAGGCGCTGGCCACCTTCCTGGCCTCCCCGGACGCGGCGACGATCCAGGCGAAGCTGGGCGGCTATCTCTCGCCGAACAAGAACGTGGACAACTCGGCGTATCCGAACCCGGTGCAGCAGAAGATCGCCAAGGCCCTCATCGACTCGGGCGACGACTTCCGCTTCGACATGTCCGACCAGGCCCCGCAGGCCTTCGGCGGCACGCCCGGCAAGGGCGAGTGGAAGGCGCTGCAGGACTTCCTGGCCAACCCGAAGGACGTCGCGGGCACGCAGGCGAAGCTGGAGGCGGACGCGGCGGCCGCCTACGGAGGCTGA
- a CDS encoding serine/threonine-protein kinase produces the protein MARKIGSRYTAHQILGRGSAGTVWLGEGPEGPVAIKLLREDLASDQELVGRFVQERTALLGLEHPNVVSVRDLVVDGNDLALVMDLVRGTDLRTRLDRDRRLAPEAAVAIVADVADGLAAAHAAGVVHRDVKPENVLLDMQGPLGPGSSHRALLTDFGVAKLIDSPRRTRATKIIGTPDYLAPEIVEGLPPRASVDIYALATVLYELLAGFTPFGGGHPGAVLRRHVTETVVPLPGIPDELWQLLVQCLAKAPASRLRASEMGVRLRELLPLMAGMPPLDVDEPDADADAEAAEEAEEAVGTGATAAERGERVRRRGAVPLVPGAKPADSNRDTHTSMRVPGPDELAGGARGTARVPRAVGAPRPGSARHRAVTRRRRVAVGVAAVVLVVAAVVGTWLATSGDDAGATPQDTNNSAPASP, from the coding sequence TTGGCACGGAAGATCGGCAGCCGGTACACCGCCCACCAGATCCTGGGGCGGGGCAGCGCCGGCACGGTGTGGCTGGGCGAGGGGCCGGAAGGGCCCGTCGCCATCAAGCTGCTGCGCGAGGACCTCGCGTCCGACCAGGAGCTCGTCGGACGCTTCGTGCAGGAGCGCACGGCACTGCTCGGCCTCGAGCACCCGAATGTCGTGTCCGTGCGTGACCTGGTGGTCGACGGAAACGATCTCGCGCTCGTCATGGATCTCGTACGAGGCACCGATCTGCGCACCCGGCTGGACCGCGACCGGCGGCTGGCCCCCGAGGCGGCCGTCGCGATCGTCGCGGACGTGGCGGACGGGCTGGCGGCCGCGCATGCCGCCGGGGTCGTGCACCGGGACGTCAAGCCGGAGAATGTGCTGCTCGACATGCAGGGCCCGCTCGGGCCCGGGAGCTCGCACCGGGCGCTGCTGACCGACTTCGGTGTGGCGAAACTCATCGACTCGCCGCGGCGGACCCGGGCGACGAAGATCATCGGCACGCCGGACTATCTCGCGCCGGAGATCGTCGAGGGGCTGCCGCCGCGGGCTTCGGTCGACATCTACGCGCTGGCGACCGTGCTGTACGAGCTGCTGGCCGGCTTTACACCCTTCGGCGGCGGGCATCCCGGGGCGGTGCTGCGCCGCCACGTCACGGAGACGGTGGTCCCTCTCCCCGGTATCCCCGACGAGCTGTGGCAGTTGCTCGTCCAGTGCCTCGCCAAGGCGCCGGCCTCGCGGCTGCGGGCCTCCGAGATGGGGGTGCGGCTGCGGGAGCTGTTGCCTCTGATGGCCGGGATGCCGCCGCTGGACGTGGACGAGCCGGATGCGGATGCGGATGCCGAGGCGGCGGAGGAAGCGGAGGAGGCCGTCGGGACTGGGGCGACGGCCGCTGAGCGGGGGGAGCGGGTGCGGCGGAGGGGGGCGGTGCCGCTGGTGCCGGGGGCTAAGCCGGCCGACTCCAATCGGGACACGCATACGTCGATGAGGGTGCCGGGGCCTGATGAGCTGGCCGGGGGTGCGCGGGGGACGGCGCGGGTGCCGCGGGCGGTGGGGGCGCCTCGGCCGGGGTCCGCGCGGCATCGGGCTGTTACTCGGCGGCGGAGGGTGGCGGTGGGGGTGGCTGCGGTGGTGTTGGTGGTGGCTGCGGTGGTGGGGACGTGGCTGGCCACGTCGGGGGACGATGCGGGGGCGACTCCGCAGGACACGAACAACTCGGCGCCGGCCTCGCCCTGA